GAAATAAATGAGTTTTAGCAGTGAAGgaggttttaaaaaaacaaacagaagaggCCAGATGTCCCGTCCTGTGTTGTGGCGGTTAACCCTCCCCCTGTGTGTCACGTGGTTTTGTGCTTCCAGCGGCAGCAAGGCGATGTCTCCGGACGGCCAGCAGCGGGCGGCCCGGCAGCCGCTGGCCGCGCCGTTCGGCACCGATAACTGTTCGTCCTGGGAAAGAGAGACCGATAGTTTTTCCCAGGGCAAAGAGAAGGTGAATGGACCCGGCCGGTCACACCATGTCGATTTCCTCCATCACTTCATGATTCAGTTATCCTTTTGCCCATCAGCCtcattcttttctctttttttttttttttgcctcatcatTATTTGAGTTTGATTCATCGTCATTTTCGTGATGGTGGCAGAAATGGGATTTCGTTTTTGTCCGTGCTTTGATTTTCAGTTCAAACGGCTGTAATTGGTTCAGGGAAACACAATATGAGGCTTTGAGAAGACCggaaaatcattaaaaatacattaatcaTAAAATATCCTTTTGTTCTCATATCAAAATAACTTGAAGATCaaatcatttatatatttatatatttatgtttatgtattttactgAGATGCCTGATTAAGATGAAACTTCTGGCCAGGAAAGCAGATTAATGACGCAGCCCAAGAAAGTCTACAGAAGCAATAATACAGCTGTGTTTTGACATCCTTTTCAAGACTCATTAACTTCATCACATAAGTCGAATTTATGGATAAAATCCTCAAATAAAACGTACAGCTTCACGtataaatgtaatatttagGGCAGGCAGTGCTTACACAAACTGTATACCAGATTAAAATCTTAATAATCTTCACAAAACGTCTGCTTTTAAATGCATTGTCGTGTTTTCGAGCTTGACCAGCAGGCATGAACTGACATTATGTGTGGAGCTGCTAGTTGGGTGAAGCTCGTTTCTTAAAACGTTTTCCATCACATGACTAACTCTCATCTGAAGTTTCACCAAATGTTTTGCTGAGACTGATCGCTGTTTCATACGGCACCAAAATACATtcacttagaaaaaaaaatctttttttttttttttctgaattaacgACATAACAATCTCAgaattccaagaaaaaaaaaatcatggaaaaaaTTCAAGTCTGCTTTTTTGAATCAGTCAGATAATTTTCTCAGAATTATGACATAATTATAATTATCTTCTTattaaagcagaaaaacactgcatttcttttggggttttttttgttgcttgaCGTAAAGTCAACATGCTtgtgtcatttcattcactggttttgttttgttttccttctttgtgttttcatctcAGCTAATGGAGTTTGCTGTAAGATGTCGAGATGTCACGTTcaaaactttttcaaaacagtggcTTGAGACGTTTCAAATGTCCTGCCTCAACGCTGCTGAAAGAAGCTGCCAATTTTCTGTTTAACAGTAAAGTGGACAGTGGATATTTATAGTCATCACCTAGAGAAGTCACCttgacttttttaaattttatgcatttgaatgaataataattcataagttttaaatggaaatgtgtgtcagaaaagaaaaaaataaaagcttcccACATTCAAATTCCCTTATTGAACGCATGCTTGGACAGGAACCACCTGCAGTACCATCACGGACCACCACGGGGCTGTGCACCACAGATTTAAGACAAACTCGCTCCAGAACAGGAGGCGATGCCTCGTGTCGAAACAGTTTGATCCTCGTTTTGAACTTGACATCTCCAgcaaaatgtattcatgcacGACTTAGAAGCATGGTTCAAAAATggtgaattttcaaagtttgaaACTTTCCATTGGAATTAAcgggaaatttgcaaaattgcaggtTAGTGTGTAAAAGGAAACTTAAATGtagttggaaaaaaatacacattttgcagCATAATCTGGATTAAAACGACCAGATTTAATTTCCACCCGGCACTGTGCAGTCCTCCATCATGTTTCTTGAAAGGAAATGCTTTCGTTTTTtaggaaatatttttattttattcacaattatttttttgtccaatAAAAGAATTCAAGTTCTACTCATAAAAAATCCAAGTCAAAAGTTAAAATTTGTATTACCTTGCGTTcatgtctgcttatgacaaaacaaaatgtttatatttatgtttttatgtgataCAATTTGTAGAAATTAACCCAaatttcttgttattttatgCAAATTCATGTAATTCCCGTGGAAagttatatataaatatattggaCATTTTCCATCCCCTTGCAACCCCAGAAGTAACAGATTAGCCATGATTTGCAGTAACAGCTGCACTTTAACTTGGCCTGTAGGAGATCCTGTTGGCTCTATGGCATGTTTTCACACTTTACCGCCTTGTTAATTATCGTCTTAACGAGCTCTGAAGGCTCTTTGTGTTGTGCTTGTCCCAAAGTTGGTGCatttattatttgaatttttttgtgcagtaaaTTGATCAGTCAGTCGGTGTTaatgcagcagagcagcagaggtcAGCCGCATTCCCACGCTTCACCTCCATTCATCTCCTCCATCGTCTCGTTTCCATCATGTGGGCGTTGTGGAGCCTCTTGACACTGTAACTTCAGATTAAGGCAAACAAACTTGACCTGACTCACTTTTAAACCTCCTGACCCGCAGATGTCCCCAGACGGTGCTGCCATGAGCCTGGAGGCTCTGACCATAGCCGAGGCCAACAAATACAAGAGAACGTGAGTATGAAACCTCGACGAGGCAGAGCTACGGCCATCCCATTAATGTGTTGAGATTAAATACCTTTGATGAAGGGATTGGGATTGGGATTGGGATTCTTGTGTTCCCTGTTTAAGTGCCTGTTGCTTTCTGTCGTCTCCTCAGGTCTTACGACAAGAAGGCTCCTCCGGTCAGCATGTCCAAGCTGCTGAGTTTCGGCTACGTGGAGGACGAGAAGAAGTCACCCAACGACGACGATGCCTCAAGTACGACCGGGAGAACGTTGGTGGGCTGgttgcaatataaaaaaaaaaaaaaaaaatcaatacttttgcagtaaaatgacctCTGTGGCTCCAAACTATATTATTGAAATCACGATACCCAAATCGCATGAGCTGAGATTTcctgataaaggtaaaatgtgtggaaaagGTAAGGTAAAATtgtctgtttgtcagtttggtaCCGGCCacagcaaaaatcacaatagcttcatctgtgaaaatgaaaattatgatatAAAAAAGATAAttccaaaaatatcaaaacagtGAATCATATCGCAATATCTCCAGGTCAACcgcagaagctgctgctgtatttCACACGCAGCTTGCTAAAAATGTAACTACacatacatcaaaatacagAAACTATATTGTCCACAATgtggtaattttgtttttgatgtcacCATTAAAGACAAGTCATTACAAATGTAAGAAATACATATGTTGCATAGAAAAAGGAGGTCTGAAGGAGTCCAAGAAGTTCAGTTTAAAAGTAAATGCAATGTGCAGTATTCAAATGTTACGAGAGGAATCCTGCACACTGTGTCACTTGCTATAATACTTCTATTTTGCACCGGGAAATAgatgcaaaataaatgttttgttgtaacTTGTGATCCACACCACCTGCCTCCTACGCTCCGTCTCATGGAAGAGATGTGCAAAGTTTCCCTTTGGGTTGTGGTTCAGAGTCCAGAAATAAACCATCTTCCAGTGTGCAGGAGACTGGCCTCTCCTGTGCAAAAAAGCTGCAGCAAAATCTCATGAATGTCGACTTTGGTGTGGCTCTCATTTCATTTGGGGCCTTCATAGCACTTTGGAAAAACAGGTTGTTAAAGAGATTTCTTTTATTCGTCGGTAAACTAAATTGTGTCCCTGAGGAGAAAAAGTTTTAGTTCACGATGTGGTGAAACACAAGGTCAGCAGCATAGCCAcgctccccccaaaaaaagatgCAAGATCCACTTGGCTGCTTTGTACTTGGTCCATGTTTTGTAGTTGAATTCCCCGATTGTAAAGACAACATGCACCCTTTTTTCACCAAGCCAAACCAGCACCAGTGCCTAATCTCGTGCCAGTTCTTGGCGCTTGGACAGCCAAAGAACTGTCTCTCGGCCAGGAAAACTGCTTCCACAGCGGCACCAACTGTTTTCTGGTCGACAACAAAGAACCAAAAAAGACCCGCTTATTTCTAgggcgccctggtggctcaccgggtagagcacgtaccatgtTATACAACATCTAAGCCACGGCAgtctgggtttgaatccggcccagaccttttgctgcatgccatCTCCTATCTCTACCCTGTccttcttgtctctctccactgtgactgtctaataaagcagaaatacccaaaaaataatctttaaagagaaacaaaagaacACCAACTTATGTCTTTGGGCTTGGGGCTGGATTATCGATCAGTTTTCTAACAGCTGAGTCGAGACCCCgctaaatactgtaaaatatcaatataacaatcctgaagcatcaggctatcAAACCAGCCAGTTTTAACCCTCGCTTGTTGAAAGATTATACCAgactctgacactttttacagtgtttttcctcaCGCGAGCGCAGTGGATGGTCCCTGTTTTTCTGCACCGGGACAGTGGCAGCAAATACGCCTGTCTGTTAAAGATTGATAGCGGAGATGTACAGTGGCATAATGAGCTCTGGCCCATGGAAACGTAGAACGTTCCCAGGTTGAACCAGCTTCGAACCAGCGcttggttgttgttggtgggtCATGGAGCCGGTTGAAGAGACATGAGCTGGGGAGGTTTGCAGATTCGTTAATTTGTGCACCCTCCTCGTCCCCAGGCTGACTACAGACTGCCAGATGTCATTCATGGTGAGAAATCCCCAGAACATCAGCTTGGACACCAGTCAATGCACTGACAGCGGAGTCTGctagggatgcacgataatatCGATACATCATCGATATCGGCCCATATCAGCTTTAGAATAAAAAATCAGCATCGTCCTGAAATGGAAATTTGTGCCGATATGACATGTGAAATGGGTCAAATCTACCCCGGTTGTGGCTGTTGGTAGGATCATCTTGGGCAGACAATCATCTAAACCCATTTCAGTTGGATGAATCGTCCAGTTttgcttgaaataaaatgtacagAGATTGGCAGTTCTGGATCTGGAGCTTGAAAATATCGGCATATCGG
The DNA window shown above is from Myripristis murdjan chromosome 2, fMyrMur1.1, whole genome shotgun sequence and carries:
- the c2h7orf57 gene encoding uncharacterized protein C7orf57 homolog isoform X3, coding for MSAAVPNHRRTKPGGIKAGARSNGVVGPTSQIPGLSPSADDSAPVERHSGRRVGIFETDSDYVKLAKQGGQKGLLSHDVDVEAKPKTPYNPPAWFGGTENSGSKAMSPDGQQRAARQPLAAPFGTDNCSSWERETDSFSQGKEKMSPDGAAMSLEALTIAEANKYKRTSYDKKAPPVSMSKLLSFGYVEDEKKSPNDDDASSTTGRTLA
- the c2h7orf57 gene encoding uncharacterized protein C7orf57 homolog isoform X4, yielding MSAAVPNHRRTKPGGIKAGARSNGVVGPTSQIPGLSPSADDSAPVERHSGRRVGIFETDSDYVKLAKQGGQKGLLSHDVDVEAKPKTPYNPPAWFGGTENSGSKAMSPDGQQRAARQPLAAPFGTDNCSSWERETDSFSQGKEKMSPDGAAMSLEALTIAEANKYKRTSYDKKAPPVSMSKLLSFGYVEDEKKSPNDDDASS
- the c2h7orf57 gene encoding uncharacterized protein C7orf57 homolog isoform X1, which produces MSAAVPNHRRTKPGGIKAGARSNGVVGPTSQIPGLSPSADDSAPVERHSGRRVGIFETDSDYVKLAKQGGQKGLLSHDVDVEAKPKTPYNPPAWFGGTENSGSKAMSPDGQQRAARQPLAAPFGTDNCSSWERETDSFSQGKEKMSPDGAAMSLEALTIAEANKYKRTSYDKKAPPVSMSKLLSFGYVEDEKKSPNDDDASSTTGRTLVGWLQYKKKKKKSILLQ